The Bacillus sp. Y1 genome includes the window CTTTCGGGATGCACGATAATTGGCGTTAACCCTTTTAACTGAATATCAAACAATAGCTTTTCTGTATAACGTGGTACATGACTAGAAGGGAGCTCAATAAATATATAATGAGTAAAATTTAAAGGAAGAATATGTTCAAATTCAGATTCTTCTAATATCTCACCAAATATCCGAGTTTCCTGACCAGGTAGGATTGTAAGTGGAATATTTTCATTTTTTAAAACAGTATTTAAGTGGTTTACCTTTTCAATAACTTCTATTTTTATATTTTCATATTTTCCGTTCTTGTGATGAGGAGTAGCAATAATAGTATGAATTCCTTCCTTAACTGCTTCTCTCGCCATTTCAATAGAATCACTTATATCCTTTGCGCCATCATCAACTGACGGGAGAATATGACAATGAATGTCTATCATTCTATCCTCTACCCCTCTTTCGTTAATGTAAAATAATTCCCAAAAATTATAATACTATATACCTATTATTTTGTAAATTAACCCCTAATTATTATGATAGTAGTAATATTGTTGGGCTTGATCCTGTTTTTTGTTATTTAATACCACACCAAGTAATTTTCCTTGAGCAGCTGTTAATTGCTCCTTGGCTTTTAGAGCATTTTCTTTTTCAGTAAAGCCAGAAGATACCACTAGCACAGTTCCATCACACTTGTTAGCAAGTAATTGAGCATCTGTCACTACTAACACAGGAGGAGAATCAAAAACGATCATATCAAACTCATCCAAAGCAGTTTCAAAAAATTCATTCATTGCTCGTGAGCTAATCAGCTCTGCTGGGTTTGGTGGAATAG containing:
- a CDS encoding tyrosine-protein phosphatase — translated: MIDIHCHILPSVDDGAKDISDSIEMAREAVKEGIHTIIATPHHKNGKYENIKIEVIEKVNHLNTVLKNENIPLTILPGQETRIFGEILEESEFEHILPLNFTHYIFIELPSSHVPRYTEKLLFDIQLKGLTPIIVHPERNQEIMSNPDSLYNLVKKGALTQVTASSVAGYFGKKIRSFSFQLIEADLAHFISSDAHNITNRGFKITEALDVIDKRYGVDMIYFFTENVELLIEGKSIYKEEPQRVRKKKFLGIF